One Paenibacillus sp. genomic window carries:
- the rplW gene encoding 50S ribosomal protein L23, which yields MKSPYDIIRRPIITERTSELMEDKKYVFEVDRRVNKTEIKQAVESIFKVKVSDVNTINVPGKPKRYGRYSGYTSEWKKAIVTLTPDSKELTFFETAE from the coding sequence ATGAAAAGCCCATACGATATTATCCGTCGCCCGATCATCACGGAACGTACGAGCGAGCTGATGGAAGACAAGAAATACGTCTTCGAAGTCGATCGTCGCGTGAACAAGACGGAAATTAAGCAAGCCGTCGAGTCGATCTTCAAGGTCAAAGTATCGGACGTGAACACGATCAACGTACCAGGCAAGCCGAAGCGCTACGGCCGGTACAGCGGCTATACGTCCGAATGGAAAAAAGCGATCGTTACGCTCACGCCGGACAGCAAAGAACTCACGTTCTTCGAAACGGCAGAGTAA
- the rplD gene encoding 50S ribosomal protein L4: MPKVALYNVSGAQVGEVELADTVFGIEPNTYVMHDAVLLQQAAVRLGTHKTKGRSEVRGGGRKPWKQKGTGRARQGSIRSPQWKGGGIVFGPTPRSYGFKLPKKVRRLALKSALSSKVIDNEIIVLDNLSVAAPKTKEIKALLNNLKVDRKALVVTAEYDDNVALSVRNLPNAKFVSAEGINVLDVLGYDKLIITKDAAKKVEEVFA; encoded by the coding sequence ATGCCTAAAGTAGCTTTGTATAATGTCAGCGGCGCCCAAGTGGGCGAAGTCGAATTGGCGGATACGGTGTTCGGCATCGAGCCGAATACGTACGTCATGCACGATGCGGTATTGCTGCAGCAAGCGGCGGTTCGCCTCGGCACGCACAAAACGAAAGGCCGCAGCGAAGTTCGCGGCGGCGGCCGCAAGCCTTGGAAGCAGAAGGGTACTGGCCGCGCGCGTCAAGGTTCCATCCGTTCTCCGCAATGGAAGGGCGGCGGGATCGTCTTCGGACCAACTCCGCGCAGCTACGGCTTCAAGCTTCCTAAGAAAGTTCGCCGTCTTGCCCTCAAGTCCGCGCTGTCTTCGAAAGTGATCGACAACGAAATCATCGTTCTCGACAACCTTTCGGTCGCTGCGCCGAAGACGAAGGAAATCAAGGCGCTCTTGAACAACTTGAAAGTCGATCGCAAGGCGCTCGTCGTTACGGCGGAGTATGACGACAACGTGGCGCTGTCCGTACGGAACTTGCCGAACGCGAAGTTCGTTTCGGCGGAAGGCATCAACGTGCTCGACGTACTCGGTTACGACAAGCTCATCATTACGAAGGATGCCGCCAAGAAAGTCGAGGAGGTGTTCGCGTAA
- the rplC gene encoding 50S ribosomal protein L3: MTKGILGKKLGMTQVFTEDGNVVPVTVIQAGPCVVLQKKDSDNDGYAAIQLGFDEKKEKNTTKPALGHVKKAGTTPKRYIKEFRDVDLSQYEVGQVVTADLFAEGEYVDVTGTSKGRGTLGAIQRWNMSRGPMSHGSKYHRGQGSLAIHRDANRVPKGKKMAGRTGNETVTLQNLKVVKVDTERNVLLISGSIPGAKNSYVKIKSALKK, translated from the coding sequence ATGACAAAAGGTATCTTAGGAAAGAAACTGGGCATGACGCAGGTGTTCACGGAAGACGGCAACGTCGTACCGGTAACGGTAATCCAGGCGGGTCCTTGCGTAGTTCTTCAGAAGAAGGACTCTGACAACGACGGTTACGCCGCGATCCAGCTCGGTTTTGACGAGAAGAAAGAAAAGAACACTACGAAACCGGCGCTTGGCCACGTGAAGAAGGCTGGCACGACTCCTAAGCGCTACATTAAAGAATTCCGCGATGTCGACTTGTCTCAATACGAAGTTGGCCAGGTGGTAACTGCCGACCTGTTCGCGGAAGGCGAGTATGTTGACGTAACGGGTACTTCGAAAGGCCGCGGTACCCTCGGCGCGATCCAGCGTTGGAACATGAGCCGCGGACCGATGTCCCACGGTTCGAAATATCACAGAGGCCAAGGTTCGCTCGCGATTCACCGCGACGCCAACCGCGTGCCGAAGGGCAAGAAAATGGCGGGCCGCACGGGCAACGAGACGGTTACGCTGCAAAATCTCAAGGTCGTTAAAGTGGACACGGAGCGCAACGTTCTCCTGATCTCGGGTTCGATTCCGGGCGCGAAGAACAGCTACGTGAAAATCAAATCGGCGCTTAAGAAATAA